Proteins from a single region of Gasterosteus aculeatus chromosome 20, fGasAcu3.hap1.1, whole genome shotgun sequence:
- the LOC120811166 gene encoding cholecystokinin: MATTAVMNVCICLCVLLAALSSSSLSLPSESVSQRAEGEALVSDNPPPPSSLHTRQTRSAPAGPSGHLANFDQLQEDANARNSLSQLLARLVSRKGSPYEIRSSLSSRASGPAPVHRIKDRDYQGWMDFGRRSAEESEYPS; encoded by the exons ATGGCAACAACCGCAG tcaTGAATGTAtgtatctgtttgtgtgtcctccTGGCTGCTCTGTCCAGCAGTTCGCTGAGTCTGCCCTCTGAGTCCgtg TCACAGCGAGCCGAGGGTGAGGCTCTCGTGTCGGAcaacccgcctcccccctcatccctccaCACACGCCAGACCCGCTCGGCCCCCGCGGGCCCCTCAGGGCACCTGGCCAACTTCGACCAGCTCCAGGAGGACGCAAACGCTCGAAACAGCCTGAGCCAGCTGCTGGCCAGACTCGTCTCCAGGAAAG GGTCCCCCTACGAGATCAGATCCTCCCTCAGCAGCAGGGCCAGCGGCCCGGCCCCCGTCCACAGGATAAAGGACAGAGACTACCAGGGCTGGATGGACTTTGGCAGACGCAGCGCAGAGGAGAGCGAATACCCCTCCTAG